DNA sequence from the Octopus sinensis unplaced genomic scaffold, ASM634580v1 Contig00939, whole genome shotgun sequence genome:
ccgccgccgctgcggcagtagcagcagctgaCCTTTTCAGTTcctcgtggtgatgatgatggtggtgttgctgttgttgttgttgttgttgatggtggtgttgctgctgctgctgctggtgatgttgttggtgctgctgttgttgttggtgttgttgctgttgctgttggtggtggtggtggtgtagcgtGGTGTTGTTGGTCATCGATGGATGCGATTTAAGGTAGACATGCTGGGACATGTCGTAGTCACCCACGGCCACCACCgaagaggaagaggtggaggaagaagacgaggaggaagaagaagaggaagaagaagaagacgatgatgatgatagtgacaatgataatGTTGCTGACTCTAATGCGGATGAAGAGGACGCCGATGAAGAGGCTGGGGTTGTCGAGTTGTGATTAGTactgttagtagtattagtattgttgttgctgttgttgttgttgtgttgttgctaaTTATAATATTATGATTACTCGTGCTGTGGTTagagatgttgttgttggtgttagtgttgttgttgttgttgttgctgttttgtaagtgtgtgtgctgttgtctgtgttggtggtgttgttggtgttgtgcttggtgatggtggtgtgagtggagctgctgttgctgctgttgctgctgatgatgatgtgattgctgctgctgctgctgctggtgatggtggtgttgctgctgctgctggttattattgtggtgttggtggtgctgctgttggcTGTGAGGGTTGCTATTATGGTGCGTGTGGCTGTTTGCCGTACTGCTGCTGCCCCCTGTATTGCCATTGCTGCTACCAACACTATTCCTGCCGCTAGTCGTATTATTGGCGCTGTTGTTGCCACCACCACTTCTCGGATCTTTACCCACGTGGTACGTTTGATTCGACTGTCTGCGCATGATCACAGACTGGTGAACCGAGTCCCGCTGGGTGGAAGAGATATTAGGGTTCAGCTGGGCGTTGGCTGAATGCTGTGGGTCCGTGGGCTGCGGTTTGTAGCTTTCTTCCTTCACTAAATGGGAAGCATCCAACAGCGTTTCGTACTTAGAACTTCCGGTTCCGTTAATGGAagcagaaacagaagaagaagaagaggaggaagaagaaacaaCAGCGGGAACGACAATGGCGCTAGTTGTTCCGTTGCTGTTGCCAGCTGCTGTAGAGAGTCGGTCAGTCGGTCTGTGAGAATGAAGGGACGTGTGGCGTTTGTCGAATTCTTCGTTTACGACGTCGACTTCAGAGGCAGAAGATTCAGACCGGTTGCTATACGGAGCCGTGTAGCTATTGCTGCCTGTCATGTTGCTAGGTGCGTTGTAGCTAGAAGATGCAGCGTCTTGAGAGCTGTTTCCCGAACAGGCACCAGTCGTCCGATAGTCATACTGTTGAAGAGCTGAAGACGATTGCGAACTGTCCGTCTGACGGTAGTTCTCGCGCCCAGCTTCATTCTCACCGAGTCCCAACCGTAGAGTTGGGGTTGGATTAGCTTCAAGAATTGGCTGAGTGGAACCCACAAACCCCTGATAGTTTGAAGTATCCCGGTTAGAATAATAACGTTCTTCGTAAGTCCTGTAAGGGCTAGGGTCGTCGAAATATCTTTGGTGGGCTTGGTACGGATAGACGCATGCGCTGTCCCTGTACATGCCCATGCTTGCCGGGTGAGAATAGGGTGACGTATAGAGGCTGTTGTAGCGATCCATGCTTTCGTGCGGGTGTTGGTACATGACGCTTTGGTAACCCTGCACTGGCATCGACATGTCTGGGATATAGTCATAAGTGGTGGTCTGTCTTTCTGAGTAGTCATTGCTGTAGTCAGAGCCATCGGACAAATGGGGGTAGGGTGATCGACGAGCCTTGATTCGATTACTTCGAACTTTGGCCATGCGGGGGGTGCTACGTTCACTTGTGGAAGCGTAGTTTGAGTTGGTGTGGGTTAGCGTTTGTTCCAACTGGATCGGGACATCTTTATTCTTTATGTCACTGAAAAATAGGAACGGAAGAaaaaagtattaataataataataataataataataataataataataataataataataataatattaataataataataacaatttctcaaacttaaagttggtgcccctataatgctcattagaaatttggttcccccaaaacaatgcaatggcacacgtttgatcgttaagtccttatctcccaccgtaatcttatatcaatatttgcccgaataatcatcataattcagtgcaatcattaacagtactttcaagcaaatcagccccgagcatcgccgggcaattctgctagttgtatatatttctttactacccacaaggggctaaacatagaggggacaaacaaggacagacaaacggattaagtcgattatatcgacccagtgcgtaactggtacttaatttatcgaccccgaaaggatgaaatgcaaagtcgacctcggcggaatttgaactcagaacgtaacggcagacgaaatacctatttctttactacccacaagggtctaaaatcagagggaacaaacaaggacagacaaacggattaaatcgattacatcgacccagatcgtaactggtacttaatttaaataccccgaaaggatgaaaggcaaagtcaacctcggtggaatttgaactcagaacgtaacggcagacgaaataccgctacgcatttcacccggcgtgctaacgattctgtcagctcgccgctttccgagagaatatattgtatatgtaaaaaatatacattctttgtcttgttcttccctttttcttttttctcaaggGTTCGTtttcaatctctctccctcttcttcactttctctcttcgtATTTTGCTCGCTCTGCACAATATCATTCCATTCCCTTTAGAATCATCTGACAATACGTAGCTTTGTTATCCATGTTGGTGTTGTCGATACGATGGGGTTTCGGTGATTCAGCGAACGCCATGAAACACATTGACGTAAATATAAGAATAACTTCTTATTAACTTCAACTAAAGATCATCgaatccccctcctcctcctcctctttcttcttatccttctcctcctcctcctcccacccttgCTTCTATGACTACGTCACggaaacaacaaagaacaaatacAAACGTTGCCGCTTGAAAAGCTTGCTTACTTCTCTAACCAAAGTCAGCCGAGCTGATGGCGGCGtcaaagaagggagagagaaagagaggcactgagagagagagagagagacagacagacagagagacagacagatagagggagagaaagagaggaaccaTTTCATGCCTCGTAGTAAGCTAGCTTGAAACACAAATGAACCAACTTGGGAGTTTACCGAGAGAAATCCTCAGCCCATCGTTCGTGCCCCAAGGTACCTACATCAGCGACGTTTTGAAAACCTCTTTCTCCATTCTCTTTCATCATTTCcatgtcttttattttattcgatATTTCCtcgtttatttattgtttatttttatatactttatttccATCCTCCCATCATGGCGGCCTTCAAAGTCTCCCCACGTCCGTTCCTTTCATTTACTTTCCAATTTTCTCTTTAAGTCTTCATCCatttaccttccttttttttcttcttctttctggttGTCTTCggttttattatcatttattttattttattttactttcttttatgttttattccTTGTGACATTTCTTCTAATGGCCTCTTCATGGTCCTGCTTTTCTCACCAACTTCTAAAGTCCTCAAacattctctcttcttcttcttcttcttcttctcattcgctcctttttattctttctttccttcgttgtatttttttctctttctcgcgCCTTTTTACTCAGATTTCTTTCTTGTAAAAATCTTTCAATTGAAATTAAGTTGCTTCATTAACCGTGAAACATATCCCTGCAATTTTTTCCGGGGCCAAACGGATGTGTTTTATTGTTTCGTATTCCTCCCCCTTACTCCCCTTTTTACTTTCCTTCTTCTCACTCTGCATCCTCCTACCATTCTGCATTtacccctccctccctcactctgtaatccttctcttctttctctctacgTCCACTACATCATTCGCTCTTCTTTCATCCTGGCAGCCATGTTTGCTATGCGTTGCTGCTGGTTCAGCGCCATTTAATGGCCGTTCAATATGGTGTCTTATACCAAAAGTAACTggaattatgtattatatatgacatatttcTGAAAGCTGATGTCgtttatcatttacttgcttcaatcattggattgcggccatgcttaggtaccgccttgaaaattttttagtcgaaagaatcgccCCTAGTGCATTTTTAACCTGGTTCTTAATCTATCCGACTTTTATGTCAAACCACTacgttacaggaacgtaaacaaaccaccactggttgtcaaccagtggtgggcgacaaacacagacacaaaaagagacacacacatacatatagatacatacaatggccttcttttagtttctctccactaaatccactcacaaggcttagcggcatttcgtccgagactatagtagaaggcacttgccgaagaagccacgcagtggaattgaacctggaaccacgtggttggttgggaagcaaacttcttactacaaagccacgcctgtgtgtatatttacttctttattgcctaccgtgggttaaacatagaggggacaaacaaggacagacagagggattaagtcgattatatcgaccccagtgcgtaactggtacttaatttattgactccgaaaggatgaaaggcaaagtcaacatcggcggaatttgaactcagaacgcagcggcagacggaatgccgctaagcatttcgcccggtgtgctaacgcttctgccagctcgctgcctgtgCGTATATTAACAAGGTTATCTTGTCGACCATTTTgtcctgttatttatttatttatttactttttatttattatccatTTTGCAAAGATAAATACAAGACTTTCAGCAAATACTTCTCCATTTCCGTGCAATGATTTTTTAGGTGCTTGGTCTGAAGGTCACCTCAGATTGGTAATGTTAATGCTCTCTTGAGCGTTTGTATGTCAACACATGAGAGCCAGGAGAGGAAACTCCAGAGGGCTGATCGATGTTCGGTGGATGAAGGACTTGCCGTAGGGATTACTGCAGTGGTTAAAAATTTGGACACAATAAGGGAAAGCGAGAAGTGAACTGAGAACGGCTGAGCGGATGTTGCATGAGTGGGACCGGATCCATTGAACAGAGGCCATTATTGTTGcaatagaaaagacagagagaggaggaggtagCAGTGATTACAAGACATTCTAGAGACGGCAATATAAAGACATTGAAAATGACCAgataatataaatagaataaatgtggaaataaagtaaataaataggacactaaatgagaacattgaataagctatatcacattgtctcagtgtcctatttataggacaccgagtATTTCCATGTCTATTTGAAGTAAAGAAGTTTCAATAATTAATTTGctcattttaacctattttcaatcatctgtaaaaattcaaaatattcagaaatataaGAACTctggacttaatgggttaaggtAATACCAGAAAAttctgaaataatatttaaagaatttcGCTGCTATTTGTGATCCATGCTACTTTCTATCGAAAGTTCATTATTCTTACATTCTGCAAATGGCTTCTACTACAATTTGCTTGTttgcaatatataaaaatactgttTCTTAGTTAtcaatttttattctatttttatcccACTTCCCTTATTAGAATACAAATGAATAGAAATTGAGGGAAAGTATTACTCTGACTTATATATTGTATTCTCACAGAAATCTCGTTATTTCTCGTGTAAAATCATTTGTAATTTAACACAATTTTTTCGTCATGTTTATTTTTAAgattcattttgtatttcatactttagttttgttttgtaatttttacttcctttttttttctttcatatacttctatttttccttattccttattctttatgttttcatttctttaactacagcagtcaaaaaatataaattccattTTATGAATACAAAGACACTAGTGCTTTCCTAAGGCCTCCGTTGGTCAGGCTTATCTGCCGCTGGATAGACTCTCTGGTTATTTGGAAAGTGATTGTAAAACTAGGCTAACAGAAGGACCCATAGTGTCTGGCTTTCATGTGAACCGTTTTATTTGTTACAAAGCAATACATGAGTCCCAGTAACATAAAGGGAGCCAGCTTCATAAACAGAGAGCGaagtacagacagacaaataggtggacagatagacagaaagataggtagacacataaatatacagaaagaaagacggacggaaagataaaatagagagagagagacatacatagagacagacagctagatagacagacagaaaaataagatagatagatagatagatagatagatagatagatagataatagatagatagatagatagatagatagatagatagatggatggatggatggatggatggatggatagatagagatagatagattgacaagtAGGAAGCCTGGCAGGAAGTAGATATAGTAAAAGTCTCGGGTCCTTCGATTACACAGTTGTCTTCATGTCTTGCTTTGCTTCTAAAAGTTTAAACAAGTCTACAATCGATCCCCTTAGAAAATAACTGGAGAGTATTTTTGCGGCGAGTAAAGACAGACTGTAAGGAGATTAATGAAGAATACAGCCACGACAATGAGATATGATAAGAGCGATATGTTTGGGAAatagaaaaagttaaaagaaatgaaaactagAAACAGAGGAAAATGGCGGAAAACGGAAATgaaaacatttgtaaatataaagacAATGACGAAGCAAACAGACTTGCTATAATGGAGGGcgagttttttttgtgtgtgtttgtgtatgtgtgagattatgtgtgtgtgtgtgtgtgtgtgagtgtgtgtgtgtgtgtgtgtgtgtgtgagtgagtatgaagacatgtgtgtaggtatgtttcaatgcatatacataaagatatgaatacatgtatgtattctcatatatatatatatctgtgtgtgtatatatacatacatacatatatatatatatatatatatacttacatatatatatatacatatatataaacctatatgtatatacacatacatatatacatagacacagaactatatatacatatatatatgtatggatgtatgtatttatgtatatatgtatgtacatatatttctatacatatatatgcaaacatatagatatacgttatatatatatatattatatatatatatatatatgttcatatataggtatatacatatataaacatatacgcacacacaaatatatatatatatgtgtgtgtacatacacatatatatgcatacacacatatatatgcgagtgtgcgtacgtatatgtgtgtttgtgcgtaagtACACGCGTTTGTGTACAAAACATGTTAAGCTGTTattcgtacacaaacacatatattatatatgtatatgcacatacatacatacatacatgcgtgcatacatacatacatacatacatacatataatttcgtATTATATTTCTCGTAACTGCTATACATACAGCAACCAcgtaatgcatatacatacacatgtattaattatatatatatatatgtatatatatatataatatatatatatacatatatatgtatgtatgtatgtatgtatgcatgtgtatatgtatatatatatatatatatatatatatatatatatatattatatatatatatatatatatatagatatattatactatatatatatagatatatatatatatatatatatgtacgtgtatgtatatgtgaggggtatgtgtgtgtgtgtgtgtgtgtgtgtgtatgtgcgcacgcgtgAGTATGGAAAAGCGGATGAGAGTGTGGATGTTTTCGAGCAGTGTGTTATTTTTGTGTTGAAGTGTATAAGTGGTGtgtaggggggggggggaagggggatggaaaaaaaaactccTCCACAAAATGCATGACTCAGAACAATAGGGAGTTTGCAGAAACAATACCAGTCGTGACTGACttgatgctgttgttggtgttgctggtgatgatgatgatggtattgatggttgtggtggagctggtagtggtggtgtttgtgattgtgttagATGATGGTATTGGttatggtgttgctggtggtggtggtggtgggggtggggtcaaTCGTAATGATGGTGGTGCGGGTGGTCATGCTAGTGCTAACGatggttgttatggtggtggtggtggtggtggtgatggtggtggtggtgatggtggtggtggtggtggtggtggtggtggtagtggtagtgttgttgttggtggtggcggcggtgttggTGGCGGAAGATGTGGAGTCCCTAGTGTGGCCAGTGGCAGCAGCATTGCTTGTGCAAAtacgctggtggtggtggtggtgtggtggtggtggtgtggtggatgatgatggtggtttgttttgaatgatgttggtaatggtgaagatggtggtggaagtggtgtcCACAATGGTAGTAATGGCACTGGTGTTGTagaggaggtggtgttggtggtgacgtTGCTGAGAATCAGTGCTAGCtttagaagcagcagcagcagcagcagcagcagcagtagtagtagtagtaatagtagtagtagtaatagtagtagtagcagcagcggcagcagcagtagtagtagtagtagtagtagtagtaagtagtagtagtagtagtagtagcagcagcagcagcagcagcagtagctgtagtagtagtagtagtagtagtagtagtagtagtagtagtagtagtagtagtagtagtagtagcagcagcagtagtagtagtagtagttgatagcATTGGTGTAGCTATTGTTGGTGTGAGGTGATGTGTACTAGTGGTTGCTAGTTACAATATAGTTTCATTGCTCAGAAAATTATGTAGAATTTTTGGTGGTGACACTGTGCAAAGGGAAAACACCCTGAACTTCCGTTAATTATTTTTAGGGTACCCCCAGAGTTGGGTGGATGAAGGGGGCAGGATTTATTGTCAAACCTGACACGAATATTTACAACAAAAGGAAGTGTACAAAAGACATCCGCAGACCAGTTTATCGGGCGATGGATAAACGCCACTACACAGGAAGAATTCATTTTGAACACAAAAGGCTGGAACAAATAAGGCAAAGCATTTTGAGCGATCCCTTAGCGATTCTACCAATACACAGaactcgaaagaatgaaaagtatagacagatagatagatagatagtatagtatagatagatagagagagagagagagagaagagaggagagagaaagagagagggagagtgagagagggagagacagacagagacagagacagacagacagacagacagacagacagagatagatagatagatcgatagatagatagatagatagatcgatggatagatggattgatgaagggagggagggaaagagaggaggaggaaaggcaTTTTGGTAGGAATGGAGGCCGAATCGGGAGGTTAAATGATATGAAATTTAAAacatgaaagacagacagagagagagtataaaagcGAGAAGAGAGgggggtgagagagggagagagagggagaaataaataaagagaaagagaggaaggaggtgGAGGTGTGTGGGGAGAGTTTTGTGTTCGATAATAACAAAGAAGAGGTATTAAGGGAATAGAAAAACGAAGTGGAAGTGGGAGGGCGGGGGTGTGGAAcactggtgttgatgatgatgatgatgataatggctatCACTCTCggcgttgtcgtcgtcatcatcatcatcatcatcatcatcattatccttgtcataatcgtcgtcatcatcatcctcgtcgtcatcatcatcatcatcatcatcatcatcatcatcacatcattatctttgtcatcatcatcatcatcatcattattatccttgtcatcaccatcattatcatcatcgtcgtcatcatcatcatcgtcatcatcatcatcatcatcattatctttgtcatcattatcattaccatgaTCAGTGTACTCATTAAGTATGATTTAGAGTgtgtggaagaaaagaaaagaagtagcggcgagatgaaaagaaagagaaagaaagagagagagagagagagagagagagagagagaaaagaccaagaatgaagaatggaaaaaaagaaggaaacgaAGAACGAGGTAAGGAAAGATACAacgaatgaagaaaagaaagagaaggaaaagagagagagagagagagcagtaagAAACGAACGTTCTTTAGAAATAACACGATGGCTACGATGGAGACGGCATGGATGGagtgtaaaatatataagaaaggaTCGTtacatactaacacatacacatttatatgagcatacatatatgcatgtatgcatgcatgaatgtacatgtgtatgtatgtatgtatgtatgtatgtgtgtatgtatgtatgcatgtatgtatgtatgcatgtatgtatgatgtatgtatgtatgtatgcatgtatgtatgcatgtatgtatgtatgtatgtttgtatgtatgcatgtatgtatgtatgtatgcatgtatgtatggatgtatgtatgtatgcatgtatgtattatgtatgtatgtatgtatgtttgtatgtatgcatgtatgtatgtatgtatgcatgtatgtatggatgtatgtatgtatgcatgtatgtatggtgtatgtatgtatgtatgtttgtatgtatgcatgtaatgtatgttatgtatgtatgcatgtatgtagtatgtatgcattatgtatgtattgtggatgtatgtatgttgcatgtatgtattatgtatgtatgttatgtatgtttgtatgtatgcatgtatgtatgtatgtatgtatgcatgtatgtatgatgtatgtatgtatgcatgtatgtatgtatgcgttttttttttgtctgcagGGGtcgagtggatggatggatgagaggcagacagagaagtAGAAGGGATTAAGTTTCTGGCAAACTTCCGGCGTCTATCTCAAACCTAATCTGACTGGATTATCTAAGTTTATAAAACGACCACTGATACACCAAGACACCAATgtctatatgcatctatacatatatatatatatagatatatatacacacacacacacacacacacattcacacacaaaccaccatcaacactaccaccaccaacagcaacaacgtcACTCTGCCATTCGGCTGTATTGACATTGGATTTTGGGCAGCAGACAATCTCATTTGGATCCGGGTGGATCCGGCGAGGGTTTCGTTTCATTTTGTTTGCTTATAAGAGGGGTGCGGGGTCTCCCCACCCTCcacttttttttaaaggaaaaactGTGTCAGTTCAGTGgtaaaataaagagataaagaaataaagaaataaatgatatacCGCCAAAAATAACAGAAGATAAGAATAGCGGAATATAAGAATGACAGAATCAATAAAGacatgaatgaaagaatatatatagctaGAGTCGAAAATGATTGACAATTAAAAATGAAGaaactgtacacacatacatacatacatacatacacacgcacacaaaatgtaaatttacaatgcatatgtacattgtatgtatgtctatatgtatatatatatatatatatatatatatatatattatatatatatacatacattttcatttttcaaaaaatataactACAAGTGGACGGTTGCCGATTTTTGttccttctccttccttttcttttagatttTCCTATGTCATTTGTTTCCGAAGAGGAGCtattgctcgaaacgtaaaacgtaaaacaaccactctttcgTTCCTTCTTTGAGTGTctcattaatactttgcatgtactacGGCCTCgagttgttttttcttgtcttttctttccgtttttttaatcaatacatatatacatatatatacatatatatacagactcccacacatacacaggcgcgcacacacatacatgtaggtaggGTCCCACACCTATATAAGATAGCCTTAATTCTTAAAACAATTCGAACATTAACTttagttatacagaatatattcacaccctTTGGTTTTCAGTATTTCTTCCACTACCAGGGTTGACCGCAGTCTGACCTTGATTTATTCCAACGGACTTTTTCGTCGGCCTCCAACCCCCCCCCCTGACGTCAACGCACATTGAGAGATAGTTTTGTGCTTTTTCATGGGCTCCTAAGGAGAGTTTTGTTCGAATACCTTGCTGCGcgcatttgttttggatttttaaattcctggatt
Encoded proteins:
- the LOC115226983 gene encoding LOW QUALITY PROTEIN: uncharacterized protein DDB_G0283357-like (The sequence of the model RefSeq protein was modified relative to this genomic sequence to represent the inferred CDS: deleted 2 bases in 1 codon) → MAKVRSNRIKARRSPYPHLSDGSDYSNDYSERQTTTYDYIPDMSMPVQGYQSVMYQHPHESMDRYNSLYTSPYSHPASMGMYRDSACVYPYQAHQRYFDDPSPYRTYEERYYSNRDTSNYQGFVGSTQPILEANPTPTLRLGLGENEAGRENYRQTDSSQSSSALQQYDYRTTGACSGNSSQDAASSSYNAPSNMTGSNSYTAPYSNRSESSASEVDVVNEEFDKRHTSLHSHRPTDRLSTAAGNSNGTTSAIVVPAVVSSSSSSSSSVSASINGTGSSKYETLLDASHLVKEESYKPQPTDPQHSANAQLNPNISSTQRDSVHQSVIMRRQSNQTYHVGKDPRSGGGNNSANNTTSGRNSVGSSNGNTGGSSSTANSHTHHNSNPHSQQQHHQHHNNNQQQQQHHHHQQQQQQQSHHHQQQQQQQQLHSHHHHQAQHQQHHQHRQQHTHLQNSNNNNNNTNTNNNISNHSTSNHNIIISNNTTTTTATTILILLTVLITTRQPQPLHRRPLHPLESATLSLSLSSSSSSSSSSSSSSSSSSSTSSSSVVAVGDYDMSQHVYLKSHPSMTNNTTLHHHHHQQQQQQHQQQQQHQQHHQQQQQQHHHQQQQQQQQHHHHHHHEELKRSAAATAAAAAAAAGTVVVGVGDATAQPTVSTVLSDGGVIAPNLTPNGGGGVLTSATASPTTAATSVTSATSVNAHKLLDMRSLQEKSLAAAAAAAAAAAAAAEQDAYTTCLKAACGYDGYAQAGIYQSAPIQPQRPYPMIPQAGYTSVIVDAQQYQMANGYVH